CATATAAACCCATCTCTGTAATTCGGGCCAAGTCTCTAATACTTCTGGCACAGACAGAAACCTTTGCTCCCAATGCAGAAAACTTATTTGCTACCGTATTTCCTACCCTTCCAAAACCGACAACCATTACCCGTGAGGAATGCACGGTCTGATCGGTATGTTCAAAAGCCATCATAATGGCACCTTCCGCTGTTGGAATGGAGTTATAGATTGCAACATCATCACGATCAAGCAATGGTACTAATTTCACGCCTGCTTTTTCCGCCAAACTTGTTAAGTAAGCATTCGTTATTCCCGTAAAAACGATACATGCCGGATGTAATTTCCGAAACCATGCTTCATCTAAATGTATTTTCTTATCTGTAAAAACCGTTTCCACATTCCCTTTTGAATCTATACCTGTGATTGGCAAAACAACGACATCTAACTTGCTTTGGTCCAATTCGTCCAGCGCGGATTCATTTAAACCTGTAAAGCCTTGCTCTAATTTATCAAAACCGCAAAGAATCACTTCATTATCGGGATTTCCTTTTAATATTTTTATTAACTCTAAATATCTTGCATCTCCACCGATCACTGCAATTCGTCGACTCATTTTACGCATAACCTCCAGACAACTTTTCACGTATTCATGATTCGATATAGCTTATGAATTTTTAAATCAGTGGTGACCATTTAAGCCGTAAAAATACAATTTACCTGTCAAAAAAGGGGAAAACCTATATGCATATAAAAAAAGCTTGTTTATCCAGCAAGAAAAGGTATATCTGAATCCTTTTCCAGCCAAACAAACAAGCTTAGCCATATTACCCTTCTTCAGGGAGTTCTGTATCAATCATAATCATATCCGTACCAATTTTCCGGATGGCTTGCCAATGAATCTTGGTTTCTTCCCCTTCTTTCACGAGACCGAACCATTTGTAGCTGGGGATGATAAACGCTTCAATTTGTCCTGTTTTCGGATTAATTTCTAAATCGGTCTGACCGAGCATTCCAAGCCTTTTTCCTTCGTTCACATTAATAATTTCCTTATCTCCCATATCTCGAAAGCGTACCACCTTAAAACCTCCTTTTCTCTATTCTGCAAACAGGTCATTACCGTTTCAGAACGATAAAGATTCCATTAATACACTATATGTCCAAAACAGGAAAACATGCTTTTATCACGGAGAAGCCTTCGTAAAATTCCCGATGCACGCAGCTTTCCTTTATATATGTGAATCTTCCGGTGCGATTAAGGCTCGGGATGGCGTCTGCCCAAACACATGTTGAATAACGTCCGTTATTTGCTCGTTTGATATACCGTCAATTTCCAGTATCAAATCATCTAATGTACGGTGCTTCTGTAATACTAATTCATTCCGCCCGTTCCGTGACATCCGGCTGTTCGTGCTTTCCAGCCCCAGCATCAAACTTCCTTTTATCTGCTCTTTACTGTTCCGTAATTCTTTTTCCGATAAACCTTGTTCCACAAAATCATGGAGTGTGGATTGAATCACTTCTTCCAGTTGTCCAAGCTGGTTGTTTCCAGTACCGGCGTAAATGGTCAGCAGGCCATCATCGAAAAATGCAGCATGGTAAGAGAAGACAGCATAAGCCAGTCCTTTTTTCTCCCGCACTTCTTGAAATAGGCGCGAACTCATACTGCCTCCCAGCACATTATTTACAATAGCTAACGGATATAAATGCTTATCCCCTGCCTCATAACCGTTGTAACCGAGACACAGATGCGCCTGCTCCGTATCCTTGCTCCGGTAAATAGCCTCCTGCAAAAATACAGGTTTCGTTATGTTTTCTTTAGTAGTATTTCTAGTAAATGAGCCGAAGTAAGCATCAATATCATCTATAAACGAACGGCTTACATTCCCGGCTACTGAAATCACAACATTTTCAGGTGTGTAATGATCTTCCACATATTGCTGTAATTGCTTTTGGTCAAATGATGCCAGCTGCTTTTCGGTTCCAAGAATCGGATATCCTAACGGATGCTTGCCATAAGCGGCTTCAGCCAATAAATCATGGACAATATCATCCGGTGTATCTTCACACATTTTTATTTCTTCATAGACGACTTTTTTCTCTCTTTCCATTTCCTCTTCATCAAAGGTGGATTCAAAAAACATATCTGCTAATACTTCTAGCGCAAATGCTTTATGGGTATCCAATACTTTTGCGTAAAAGCAGGTATATTCTTTCGAAGTAAACGCATTAATCTGCCCGCCGACAGAATCAAATGCTTCCGCAATATCCTGCGCACTTCTTGTTTTCGTTCCTTTAAAAAACATATGCTCTAAAAAATGGGAAATACCGTTATTGTGGACCGTTTCATTTCTGGACCCGGTTTTGATCCATATTCCTATGGTTACAGAACGCACGGATGGCATTGATTCTAATACAATCCGTACACCGTTGCTGCTTGTATACTTTTCTACCAATTCTTATCCTCCTTGTCATACATCTTCTAGTAAATTAACGTGATTCACTTAACAATGATTCTACCGTTCCTATCTTATACCCTTTTTCTTTAAGCAGGGTAATCATTTGCTCCAGACCATTCGTGCTTGCCTCGGTCGGGTGCATAAGAATCATTGCTCCAGGATGAACGTTTTTTTCTATGCGATTAACCATAACAGAAACGGATGGATTCTTCCAATCAATTGTATCAAGTGTCCATAAGATTGTTTCCATATTCAGATCAGCTGCTGTTTCTACGGTTTCATTGTTAAAACTTCCACTAGGCGGAGCGAACCATTTAGGTGTATCTCCTGTAATTGTTTTTAAAATTTGATTGGTTTCTTCTATTTGCGTACGGGCATTGCTCTTATCAAGTGTCGCCATATCTGGATGATCATAGGCATGATTGCCGATGATATGCCCTTCTTCTTTAATCATTTTGACAAGACTGGAATTATTTTGCGCCCATTTTCCTTCAATAAAAAATGTCGCCTTTACTTGATGCTCTTTTAAAATTTGCAGCATTTCCGGGATATATGCGTCTCCCCATGAAACGTTGATTAAAAAGGAAACCATTTCTTTTTCAGGATGCCCCCGATAAATGGGAGATGGCTCTAAATCTTCTAACAAGATTTCCGGAGAGGTTTCATTAAAAACAAGTAAGTCCTCATCCCATTTATTTGCTTCTTGCATTTTCTGATAAGATTCCTCCACATTTACTTCCAGCCCATTCCGTCCTGGCGTTTTCTTCCATACCTCATCAATATAAGCATTTTCCGCATCTTCTTGGTACGTATCTTTTTTTTGGTCAATCTCCATATACAGTGCATCTTTTGGTGCATTTACTTCTATTTCTAACGGATCTACTGCAACAGTTTCCGTTTGAAAAGGATTATAACGTATATCAAATACCGTGAATATTAAAATGAGAAACACAAGAACATGTACATACTTAAAGTACCGCTTCATCTCTAATCCCTCCCTCTTGGTATTTTTATGCGCTCAGAGGGACAAGTATGAATGGTTTTAAGCGTTATCCTGATTCCATAAAAAAAGAAACTGAATTAAAAAAATCAGCTTCTTTTTCACAGAACAATATTCCCATTGTCGGGATTATGATTGAGCATTTTCTTTCTTCTCATCTTGCAGAACGGCTTTTCTGGAAAGATTCACTCTGCCTTGGCGGTCAATTTCTTTTACTTTTACCATGATTTGATCGCCGATAGAAACAGCATCTTCCACTTTATTTGTACGTTCTTCCGCAAGCTCAGAAATATGAACCAGTCCGTCTTTTCCTTTGAACAGTTCCACAAACGCACCAAATTTTTCAATCCGTTTTACTGTTCCAAGGTATACCTGGCCAACTTCTACTTCACGCACAAGGTCTTCAATGATTTTCTTCGCTTTATGGTTCATCTCGCTATCAGTTGATGAAATAAAGACATTTCCATCCTGTTCAATGTCAATTTTTACGCCGGTTTCATCAATGATTTGATTGATTTGCTTTCCGCTCGGCCCAATCACATCACGAATTTTATCCGGATTAATCGACATTGTCAGGATTTTTGGCGCGTATTCAGACAGTTCTTCTTTCGGCTGTTCAATGGTTGCAAGCATTGAATCTAATATATGCATACGGCCTTTTTTAGCTTGTGTCAGTGCTTCTTCTAAAATCGCACGGGATAAGCCGTCAATTTTAATATCCATTTGCAATGCGGTAACACCTTTTTCAGTACCGGCAACTTTAAAGTCCATATCGCCAAGCGCATCTTCCATGCCTTGGATATCAGAAAGGATGGTGTAATCATCACCTGATTTAACCAGCCCCATCGCAATACCTGCAACCGGCGATTTAATCGGAACACCGGCATCCATCATCGCCAATGTACTTGCACAAATACTTGCCTGGGAAGTAGAACCGTTTGATTCCAGCACTTCGGAAACAAGGCGGATGGTATAAGGGAAATCTTTCTCATTCGGCACGACTTTTTCCAGTGCCCGCTCGCCTAACGCACCATGACCGATTTCACGACGGCCCGGTCCACGGATAGGGCCTGTTTCCCCGACACTATATTGCGGGAAATTATAGTGATGCATAAAACGTTTAGTCTCTTCTAAATCAAGTCCGTCTAAAATTTGCACATCGCCCAATGCTCCCAGTGTACAGATACTTAAGGCTTGCGTCTGTCCGCGAGTAAACAAACCGGAACCGTGTGTGCGTGGAAGGACGTTGATACGGGAAGATAATGGACGGATTTCATCTACTTTCCGGCCGTCCGGGCGAATTTTTTCTTTCGTAATCAGGCGGCGTACTTCTTCTTTCACCATTTTATCCAATACGGATTTAACCTGCTTCACCGTTTCTTCTTCTGCTTCTTCTTCCTCATATTTCCCGACGACTTCCTGCTTCACTTCATCAATAGCAACGTCGCGGCCGTGTTTATCCACCACTTTAATGGCTTCCGTCAACTTTTCCTTGGCTTCTGCTTCGACTTTTTCTGCCAGCTCTTCATCTATCTCGGCTATTTCCACTTCAAATTTTTCTTTTGCAAATGCTTGTACAATTTCTTCCTGAAAAGCAACGAGGCGTTTAATTTCTTCATGTCCAAACATAATTGCCTCGAGCATCACATCTTCCGGTACTTCATCCGCGCCGGCCTCTACCATGTTAATAGCATCTTTGGTTCCGGCAACCGTTAAGTCAATATCACTTTTTTCCTCTTGTTCCACCGTAGGGTTAATAATTAGTTCTCCATCAACACGACCGACATGAACGCCTGCAATCGGCTGCTCAAACGGAATATCGGATATACTTAAAGCAATGGATGAACCGATCATTGCTGCAATTTCGGAAGAACAGTCCTGATCCACACTCATAACCGTGCTGATAACTTGTACTTCATTACGGAATCCATCAGGGAATAACGGACGAATCGGGCGGTCAATCAGTCTTGACGTCAGGATTGCTTTTTCACTGGGACGTCCTTCCCGTTTAATAAACCCTCCCGGAATTTTTCCTACTGCATATAATCTTTCTTCATAATTTACGGTTAATGGAAAGAATGGTAAATCTTTTGGTTCTTTGGAAGCGGTGGCTACCGATAGTACAGCAGTGTCTCCATAATGAATCATGCAGGCACCATTTGCTTGTTTTGCCAGCTCCCCTACTTCAACTGTAAATTTCTTTCCTGAAATCTCTGTAGAGAATAGCTTTTTTTCATCTGCCATTAGTTTTGTTGCTCCTTTCAAGGCTACAGCAATTTAAATTTATATGTAGCACTTCATATATTACATTTTTCTTCTATCTTCTATTATTCACAAAAGAATCCCTTTTTATAGAATAAACGATAGCCTGCCAGGAATCAATCACTTCCTTTTACACAGGCTGCTGGTTTGCATCAGTCCATCAAATATTTCGACAGGCTTCACCGTTTTTACATAAAAGAAAAAGCAGGATTGCTCCTGCTTTTTGCGTCATTAACGGCGTAAACCAAGTCGTTTGATTAACTCACGGTAACGGGTAACGTCTTTATTACGTAAATAAGTTAATAAGTTACGGCGTCTACCTACCATTTTCAAAAGACCGCGACGTGAATGGTGGTCTTTTTTATGTGTACGTAAATGTTCGTTTAATGCAGTAATTTCTGCAGTTAGAACAGCGATTTGAACCTCTGGAGATCCAGTATCTGTATCGTGCACCTTATACTCATTAATAATTTCGTTTTTACGTTCTTGTGTAATTGCCATTGTGGCACCTCCAAAAAAATAATTTGTTATCCCCAATCCCCTAGCATACGCCGGAGTTACGTGATGCCAAGCGATGGTTGTACAACTATAAGCATACCGCTTTTAAAGAAAAAAATCAAGCATAAGTTTATCACGAGGCAGCTGACTGCAGCTGTAGTTTACCGGTTTGCTAAATAAGCTCTTATTTCCTGTTCATCCTGCTGCATTCTTTCTATCAAGGCTTCCTTCGAATCAAATTTAATCTCTTCTCTTGTATTAGACAGCCATTCAATTGTGATTTCCTCATCATATAAATTATCATCAAAGTCAAACAGGTACACTTCAACAGACATATCCGCCTGATCTTCTGTAAATGTCGGGTTGGTTCCAATATTCGCCATCCCGCCGTATATATTGCCCTTCCGATCAACACGTGCAGCATACACACCTTGCTTCGGCAGCAGCGCATCTTTCGTTATCGCTAAGTTTGCTGTCGGATAACCTAATTCACGTCCGCGGCTCGCCCCTTTGACGACGACACCGGTGGTTGTATAGGGTCTTCCCAGCAACTGCTCTGCCTCTTCCATCTCTCCGGAGGCCAATGCCTTTCGGATTCGGGTAGAGCTGATTTTTTCTTCTTGTAAAGTAACTTTATCTATTGCTTCCCAAGTAAACGCATCCCTTGCATAATCCTGCATATCTGCCATTTTTCCTTTTCCTTTGTGTCCAAAAGAATAATCAAAACCTGCAACCAGATGTTTGATGTTTAAACCGATAATGAAGTGATCAATAAATTCTTGCGGGCTAAGCTTCGATAACTCCTCATTGAAACGGATAATGTATACACGGTCAACACCCAGGTCTTGGACGATTGCCTGCTTCTCAGAAGGCAGCGTTATGTACTTGACATGCGCTGCATCTTTTTTTAACACGACAGAAGGATGCGGAAAAAAGGTGATAACAGCACTTTCCATATTATTTTGTGCCGCTTTATCTACTGCTTGCTGAATAACCTTCTGATGCCCTTTATGGATTCCATCAAAAAAACCGATAGCGCTAACTGTTTCTGGTAAATCTTCCTTATGTAACGTATGCGGATAGGATAATTCCATTGTTTTCATCCTGCTACACCTTCTCTTTCTTTAGAATACTCTTAATGGTTTCATTTGCTCCGGCTTATCTGGATGCCTGCCGTAAATCGCTAATACTTCGTTATTATTTATAAATACAATCGGGTCATCTGTCAAAAAAGGGGCTTCTGTAACCGCTAATTTCTGGCCATTTTTAATACGGGACTTTAATGCTTCATCTACTTCTTGATGCATTAAATGACTTAAACCATCAGAAATCGGGCTTAACAGCTGTTCTTGTTCATTCTTGGCAGCCGCCTCTTCTATCATAGCAAAAGTAATCGTATTTTTCTTGGAAAAACTACCGGTTTGTATTCTTTCTAACTGCAGCATATGTGCCGGGTAGCCTAATTGCTTTCCTATATCTACACATAGTGTCCGGATATAAGTTCCTTTCGAACATACGACATATATATCAAAGGTGTTTTTTTCCTTATCTAATGCTTCAAGCTGTAAATCATGGATAAACACTTTCCGCACCGGTCTTTCCACTGCTTCATTTGCTCTTGCATATTCATATAGTTTTTTACCATGAACTTTGACAGCAGAATACATAGGAGGAACTTGGGTGATTGTCCCTTTATATTTTTCTAAAACAGCTTCTATCTCTGTTTTTTCCGGCATTCGGATGACTTCTTTTTCATCCACTATATTTCCGGTCGCATCTTCTGTGTCTGTCTCTGCTCCTAAGGCGACCGTCCCTGAATACATTTTCTTCGTATCCGTCAAATACGGAACAATCTTGGTGGCATTGCCAATACAAATAGGCAGTACCCCCTCTACTTCTGGATCTAATGTCCCTGTATGCCCAACTTTTTTCGTATAAAAATAGCGGCGACATTTCGCAACGCAATCGAAAGAAGTCATCCCTTTAGGCTTCCAAAGCGGTAAAATTCCATTCACCATAAAACACCGTCCTTTCTTCATAAAGTACGCAATATAACCATTCGTAAAACTCCTGTGACAAAAAGTGCTGTCTTGGAGAAGACACGGACGCGGTATGTACCATGATGCAATATAGCAAAAAAACTGATCCTTACCGGGAATCAGAAGGATCAGTTTTCAACATTACTTATTAAGATCTCTCAATATAGAGTCTATCCGGTTACCTTGCTCGATCGCTTCATCAAATTCAAAGTTAAGTTCAGGTGTTTTACGCAAACGAATCCGTTTGCCAATTTCTGAACGAATAAACCCTTTTGCTTTTGCAAGTCCCAATAAGGTTTCCTGCTTTTTCTTCTCATCACCTAATACCGAAATAAATATTTTTGCCTGTTGTAAATCGCCGGTTACTTCTACATCGGTAACTGTCACAAAACCTACACGGGGGTCTTTTATTTTTCTGGATAAAATATCCCCCAGCTCTTTTTTCATTTGCTCTGCAACGCGATGAGCTCTTAATTCAGACATTCATCTCACCTCACATACTCCGATGAACCTTCATGTTAAAGGGGGTTCAAAAAGCCCTGCTTCTAAACCATTTATTGCTTATCTTTCAGCGCTTTTTGAACACACACTTCTACAATCGTTCTACATTGGTTATTGTTCTCTCTAATTCAGAAAAAGAATCTATTGTGTGTAAAGCTTGTTGGATTACTTTTTCAGCATGCACATAATCATTGGAAACAATCACAATCCCAAGACTGGTGCGTTGCCACAAATCATGAAATCCAATCTCGGAAACAGAAACATTAAAAGATTGACGTAATTTATTCATCACCCGCTTCAACACGGAGCGTTTCGCTTTTAACGAATTTCCTTCATACAACATACATTCTACTTCTGCATAGAGAATCATTTTCTTTCCATTTCTTCCATGATATAAGCTTCGATTGTGTCGCCTTCTTTAATATCATTAAAGTTCTTTAATGTGATACCACATTCATAGTTTTTTTGAACTTCTTTCACGTCATCTTTAAAACGTTTCAAATCAAGCAGGTCGCCTTCATAAAGTACAACACCATCACGAATTAAACGAACACTGGAATCTCTCGTGATTTTGCCGTCTGTTACATAGCTTCCGGCAATCGTACCGATACGTGATACTTTAAATGTTTCACGGACTTCTGCCTGGCCAATTACTTTTTCCTGATACTCTGGATCAAGAAGACCTTTCATGGCAGCTTCAATCTCTTCAATCGCACTATAAATCACACGGTGAAGACGTAAATCAATTTTTTCAGATTCTGCAGCTCTTTTCGCATTCACATCCGGACGGACGTTAAATCCGATTACAATGGCATTGGATGCAGAAGCAAGGATAATATCGGATTCCTTAATCGCACCTACACCTGTGTGAATGATTTTAACGTTCACACCTTCCACTTCAATTTTACGCAGCGAAGCCGCCAACGCTTCCACAGAACCCTGCACATCCGCTTTAACAATAATGTTTAATTCTTTCATTTCCCCTTGTTTAATTTGTTCAAACAAATCATCTAAGCTGACCGTAGATTGGCTGCCGCGATTTTCATCAATTTGCTTCTCTTGACGGGCAATACCAATTTGACGCGCTTTTTTCTCATCTGAAAATGCGAGGAATTGGTCTCCAGCCTGCGGAACATGTTGCAGTCCGGTAATTTCAGCCGGAGCGGATGGACCGACTTCCTTCACACGCTGGCCGAGGTCATTGACCATTGCACGCACTTTTCCGTACGTACTTCCCACAACAAGCGGGTCTCCTACATGCAAGGTGCCATTTTGTATCAGCAGTGTCGCTACAGAACCTCTGCCTTTATCTAACTTCGCATCAATAACGGTACCGAAAGCTTTTGCATCCGGGTTTGCTTTTAACTCTTCCACT
The nucleotide sequence above comes from Oceanobacillus timonensis. Encoded proteins:
- a CDS encoding polysaccharide deacetylase family protein, with the translated sequence MKRYFKYVHVLVFLILIFTVFDIRYNPFQTETVAVDPLEIEVNAPKDALYMEIDQKKDTYQEDAENAYIDEVWKKTPGRNGLEVNVEESYQKMQEANKWDEDLLVFNETSPEILLEDLEPSPIYRGHPEKEMVSFLINVSWGDAYIPEMLQILKEHQVKATFFIEGKWAQNNSSLVKMIKEEGHIIGNHAYDHPDMATLDKSNARTQIEETNQILKTITGDTPKWFAPPSGSFNNETVETAADLNMETILWTLDTIDWKNPSVSVMVNRIEKNVHPGAMILMHPTEASTNGLEQMITLLKEKGYKIGTVESLLSESR
- the rpsO gene encoding 30S ribosomal protein S15, whose protein sequence is MAITQERKNEIINEYKVHDTDTGSPEVQIAVLTAEITALNEHLRTHKKDHHSRRGLLKMVGRRRNLLTYLRNKDVTRYRELIKRLGLRR
- the rbfA gene encoding 30S ribosome-binding factor RbfA is translated as MSELRAHRVAEQMKKELGDILSRKIKDPRVGFVTVTDVEVTGDLQQAKIFISVLGDEKKKQETLLGLAKAKGFIRSEIGKRIRLRKTPELNFEFDEAIEQGNRIDSILRDLNK
- a CDS encoding M16 family metallopeptidase, producing MVEKYTSSNGVRIVLESMPSVRSVTIGIWIKTGSRNETVHNNGISHFLEHMFFKGTKTRSAQDIAEAFDSVGGQINAFTSKEYTCFYAKVLDTHKAFALEVLADMFFESTFDEEEMEREKKVVYEEIKMCEDTPDDIVHDLLAEAAYGKHPLGYPILGTEKQLASFDQKQLQQYVEDHYTPENVVISVAGNVSRSFIDDIDAYFGSFTRNTTKENITKPVFLQEAIYRSKDTEQAHLCLGYNGYEAGDKHLYPLAIVNNVLGGSMSSRLFQEVREKKGLAYAVFSYHAAFFDDGLLTIYAGTGNNQLGQLEEVIQSTLHDFVEQGLSEKELRNSKEQIKGSLMLGLESTNSRMSRNGRNELVLQKHRTLDDLILEIDGISNEQITDVIQHVFGQTPSRALIAPEDSHI
- the truB gene encoding tRNA pseudouridine(55) synthase TruB gives rise to the protein MVNGILPLWKPKGMTSFDCVAKCRRYFYTKKVGHTGTLDPEVEGVLPICIGNATKIVPYLTDTKKMYSGTVALGAETDTEDATGNIVDEKEVIRMPEKTEIEAVLEKYKGTITQVPPMYSAVKVHGKKLYEYARANEAVERPVRKVFIHDLQLEALDKEKNTFDIYVVCSKGTYIRTLCVDIGKQLGYPAHMLQLERIQTGSFSKKNTITFAMIEEAAAKNEQEQLLSPISDGLSHLMHQEVDEALKSRIKNGQKLAVTEAPFLTDDPIVFINNNEVLAIYGRHPDKPEQMKPLRVF
- a CDS encoding YlmC/YmxH family sporulation protein, translating into MVRFRDMGDKEIINVNEGKRLGMLGQTDLEINPKTGQIEAFIIPSYKWFGLVKEGEETKIHWQAIRKIGTDMIMIDTELPEEG
- a CDS encoding bifunctional riboflavin kinase/FAD synthetase, which encodes MKTMELSYPHTLHKEDLPETVSAIGFFDGIHKGHQKVIQQAVDKAAQNNMESAVITFFPHPSVVLKKDAAHVKYITLPSEKQAIVQDLGVDRVYIIRFNEELSKLSPQEFIDHFIIGLNIKHLVAGFDYSFGHKGKGKMADMQDYARDAFTWEAIDKVTLQEEKISSTRIRKALASGEMEEAEQLLGRPYTTTGVVVKGASRGRELGYPTANLAITKDALLPKQGVYAARVDRKGNIYGGMANIGTNPTFTEDQADMSVEVYLFDFDDNLYDEEITIEWLSNTREEIKFDSKEALIERMQQDEQEIRAYLANR
- a CDS encoding DUF503 domain-containing protein, with product MILYAEVECMLYEGNSLKAKRSVLKRVMNKLRQSFNVSVSEIGFHDLWQRTSLGIVIVSNDYVHAEKVIQQALHTIDSFSELERTITNVERL
- the pnp gene encoding polyribonucleotide nucleotidyltransferase, which produces MADEKKLFSTEISGKKFTVEVGELAKQANGACMIHYGDTAVLSVATASKEPKDLPFFPLTVNYEERLYAVGKIPGGFIKREGRPSEKAILTSRLIDRPIRPLFPDGFRNEVQVISTVMSVDQDCSSEIAAMIGSSIALSISDIPFEQPIAGVHVGRVDGELIINPTVEQEEKSDIDLTVAGTKDAINMVEAGADEVPEDVMLEAIMFGHEEIKRLVAFQEEIVQAFAKEKFEVEIAEIDEELAEKVEAEAKEKLTEAIKVVDKHGRDVAIDEVKQEVVGKYEEEEAEEETVKQVKSVLDKMVKEEVRRLITKEKIRPDGRKVDEIRPLSSRINVLPRTHGSGLFTRGQTQALSICTLGALGDVQILDGLDLEETKRFMHHYNFPQYSVGETGPIRGPGRREIGHGALGERALEKVVPNEKDFPYTIRLVSEVLESNGSTSQASICASTLAMMDAGVPIKSPVAGIAMGLVKSGDDYTILSDIQGMEDALGDMDFKVAGTEKGVTALQMDIKIDGLSRAILEEALTQAKKGRMHILDSMLATIEQPKEELSEYAPKILTMSINPDKIRDVIGPSGKQINQIIDETGVKIDIEQDGNVFISSTDSEMNHKAKKIIEDLVREVEVGQVYLGTVKRIEKFGAFVELFKGKDGLVHISELAEERTNKVEDAVSIGDQIMVKVKEIDRQGRVNLSRKAVLQDEKKENAQS
- the dpaA gene encoding dipicolinic acid synthetase subunit A, with the protein product MSRRIAVIGGDARYLELIKILKGNPDNEVILCGFDKLEQGFTGLNESALDELDQSKLDVVVLPITGIDSKGNVETVFTDKKIHLDEAWFRKLHPACIVFTGITNAYLTSLAEKAGVKLVPLLDRDDVAIYNSIPTAEGAIMMAFEHTDQTVHSSRVMVVGFGRVGNTVANKFSALGAKVSVCARSIRDLARITEMGLYAVPLHELDQNTEHCDILINTIPSLVVTKEAIRNLPTNAVIIDLASKPGGTDFEFAEKRGIHAILARSLPGIVAPRTAGKILANVMEQILEEERASE